One region of Vallitalea okinawensis genomic DNA includes:
- a CDS encoding ammonium transporter: protein MSTYVINTMWVLLASILVFLMHAGFAMVEVGFTQSKNAVNIIMKNFTTVSIGVICYFLIGFGLMYGEDTLGFVGTNYFMLMDTPDEVAGISFYAFFLFQAIFAATCATIVSGAVAERTKFTSYMLFCIVATTLIYPLIGHWIWGGGFLSNLGFRDFAGGTAVHGVGGICALIGAKMVGPRQGKYKNGKVKAIPGHNIPLGALGVLILWFGWFGFNPGSTLDITSSETIHAAITTLLSGAAATLATLCFSILRYKLPDAALTLNGALAGLVGITAGANMVSFGASIAIGIISALLMVVSVELLDRKFHIDDPVGAISVHGVCGSFGTIAIGLFAKDGGLLLGFGPGLLLTQGIGTLIALASAGFLAWLTFSIIKKTIGLRVAGDTEADGLDAIEHGISAYLNL from the coding sequence ATGTCAACTTATGTAATTAATACAATGTGGGTTTTATTAGCTAGTATTCTGGTTTTTTTGATGCATGCTGGTTTTGCCATGGTAGAAGTAGGATTTACTCAATCTAAAAATGCTGTCAACATTATTATGAAGAACTTTACCACCGTATCCATCGGCGTCATTTGCTATTTTTTAATAGGATTTGGACTCATGTATGGAGAAGATACTCTTGGATTTGTAGGTACCAATTATTTTATGCTAATGGATACACCTGATGAAGTGGCTGGTATATCATTTTATGCCTTCTTCTTATTCCAGGCCATATTTGCAGCTACTTGCGCAACCATCGTTTCAGGTGCTGTTGCAGAAAGAACGAAATTCACCTCCTATATGCTTTTTTGCATAGTAGCTACAACGCTAATCTATCCCCTAATCGGTCACTGGATTTGGGGTGGTGGATTTCTATCCAATCTAGGGTTTAGAGATTTTGCTGGCGGCACCGCTGTTCATGGTGTCGGAGGTATCTGTGCATTGATCGGTGCTAAAATGGTTGGTCCAAGGCAAGGAAAATATAAAAACGGTAAAGTCAAGGCTATTCCTGGTCATAACATACCATTAGGCGCATTAGGTGTTCTTATTCTTTGGTTTGGTTGGTTTGGATTCAATCCAGGAAGTACTCTTGATATTACTTCATCAGAAACGATCCATGCCGCTATAACCACATTACTTTCTGGCGCTGCAGCAACGTTAGCTACGCTTTGTTTTTCCATTCTTCGCTACAAATTACCTGATGCTGCTCTTACATTAAACGGTGCTCTAGCCGGTCTTGTAGGTATCACTGCTGGAGCCAATATGGTAAGTTTCGGTGCCTCTATTGCTATTGGTATAATAAGTGCACTATTAATGGTTGTTTCTGTAGAGTTACTGGATCGGAAATTCCACATCGATGATCCCGTAGGAGCAATATCTGTCCATGGTGTTTGTGGAAGTTTTGGAACAATAGCTATCGGTCTCTTTGCAAAAGATGGTGGACTACTATTGGGTTTTGGACCAGGGTTGCTTCTTACTCAAGGAATTGGCACACTGATAGCATTAGCCTCAGCCGGTTTTCTAGCTTGGCTAACCTTTAGCATTATCAAGAAAACCATTGGTCTAAGAGTTGCAGGTGATACAGAAGCTGATGGCTTGGATGCAATAGAACATGGTATCTCTGCCTATTTAAATCTATAA
- a CDS encoding P-II family nitrogen regulator gives MDTLTKIDIITRPSKYDDLKEALNEIGITGMTITHVLGCGMQKGIKETYRGIPLEINLIPKIKFEIVVCEVPVEKVVETARKVLYTGEVGDGKIFIYPVQNVIKIRTGEEGVKAL, from the coding sequence ATGGATACATTGACTAAAATAGATATTATTACACGCCCATCTAAATACGATGACTTAAAAGAAGCTCTCAATGAAATTGGTATTACAGGTATGACCATTACTCATGTATTAGGTTGTGGCATGCAGAAAGGTATTAAAGAAACCTATAGAGGCATTCCTTTAGAGATTAATCTAATTCCAAAAATTAAATTCGAAATTGTAGTCTGTGAAGTTCCAGTTGAGAAAGTAGTTGAGACTGCTCGGAAAGTTCTTTATACCGGTGAAGTTGGTGATGGAAAAATATTTATCTATCCTGTACAGAATGTGATTAAAATACGTACAGGAGAAGAAGGTGTAAAGGCATTATGA
- a CDS encoding AraC family transcriptional regulator, with protein sequence MKDFGHSYEIVKYFDGIPMKTLFVGINDFSYHWHKEVEIIFVLDGSIELVLEDKQCTLEKGDLFLINSYKVHAFGNLNQHNLLMILQFDSSICRREESDDIYTFDCNSLEVSDHKKIAMANLRLCMANLGREYHLRRAGYGFYLQSYFFKIIGILIRQFNLDGENIQYIDDRTLDWVKNILKYIDKTYTTGNLSLDEVAKFANMSSSRFSHLFKERVGISLKRYITLLRVEQAKELLKTTDFTILRIANECGLNNESLLYRTFKKHVGMTPKEYRKGNIKVHKNKVEHGYQISDEIVILDAISNFIV encoded by the coding sequence ATGAAAGATTTTGGACATAGTTATGAAATAGTTAAATATTTTGATGGTATTCCAATGAAAACTCTTTTTGTCGGTATCAACGATTTCAGCTACCATTGGCATAAAGAAGTGGAGATTATTTTTGTTTTAGATGGTTCTATTGAATTGGTTCTAGAGGACAAGCAATGCACCTTAGAAAAAGGTGATTTATTCCTGATCAACAGCTATAAAGTACATGCTTTTGGTAATCTTAATCAACACAACCTTTTGATGATCTTACAGTTTGATTCTTCTATATGCCGTAGAGAAGAGAGTGACGATATTTATACTTTTGATTGTAATTCCCTGGAAGTAAGTGACCATAAGAAGATAGCCATGGCTAATTTACGATTATGCATGGCTAATTTGGGTAGAGAATATCACCTAAGACGTGCTGGATATGGATTTTATCTTCAATCCTATTTTTTTAAGATTATCGGTATACTTATTCGTCAATTTAATTTAGATGGTGAAAACATACAATATATTGATGACCGAACTTTAGACTGGGTAAAAAATATTCTTAAATATATTGATAAAACCTATACCACAGGTAATCTGTCTTTAGATGAGGTTGCTAAGTTTGCCAATATGAGTTCTTCACGTTTTAGTCATCTCTTCAAGGAACGAGTAGGTATATCTTTAAAAAGATACATTACGTTATTACGTGTTGAACAGGCCAAGGAATTACTAAAGACCACTGATTTTACTATATTACGTATTGCTAATGAGTGTGGTCTCAATAACGAATCCCTTTTATATAGAACATTTAAAAAGCACGTTGGTATGACACCTAAAGAGTATCGAAAAGGTAATATAAAAGTCCATAAAAATAAAGTTGAACACGGTTATCAGATATCCGATGAAATCGTGATCCTTGATGCTATTTCTAACTTCATAGTATAG
- a CDS encoding beta-glucosidase family protein: MENSHQIIEKYTSSILSRLNIEEKIRILCGKLTPLEFKEEYELGDEMSFYNAVPYCSGEVAGESFIPVKFVDGPRGVVCGSSTCFPVTLARGASFDPDLERRIGVAMAKEAKSYGGNLLAAVCINIIRHLRGGRIQESYSEDMHVLSKMGSSLVKGIQSENVMACVKHFACNNIENTRRDVNVLIDKRTLHEIYLPHFKACVDAGAVSVMAAYNKVNGKYCCESKELLTDILRDQWGFQGFIMSDFIFGIHDAAKAINAGLDLEMPVAMYYKNSLKSDINEGLVLKESIDEAVKRLLVTTLSFYSKEEMDTNCLVSLEHVALAKEAADKGIVLIKNEDEVLPITKRENIAVYGELVDVANLGDRGSSYVRPPYAITLKEGLMNRVVPKGCSITTGERDESLKMMKQRAMKAHKVIIAVGNTYKDEGEFYDVIGGDRESVRLSEKDQSLIKELSEVNDHIILVVYGSGFIFKEIEDRVKSIVMAWYPGMEGGNALADILYGNINPSGKLPITLPENEGQMTIFDNRHLNVAYDYYHGYMLIDKMKTEAAYPFGFGLSYTTFKFDYCQVWHDPIEDDVIVRTRLTNTGGIDGVEVVQVYTGVLGSTVHRAKKTLKAFRRIALGSGHSKEITFKIPIKEILSYYDVDQEGFVVESSVKSIRVYTGNSSSNDDLIMQEVVL, translated from the coding sequence ATGGAAAATTCTCATCAAATTATAGAAAAGTATACTTCCAGTATACTATCACGTTTAAATATTGAAGAAAAGATTCGTATATTATGTGGTAAATTAACACCACTTGAGTTCAAGGAAGAATATGAGTTAGGTGATGAGATGTCGTTCTATAATGCTGTGCCTTATTGTTCGGGAGAGGTAGCTGGAGAGTCATTTATACCTGTTAAGTTTGTTGATGGTCCACGAGGGGTGGTCTGTGGAAGTTCCACCTGTTTTCCAGTTACTTTAGCAAGAGGTGCAAGTTTTGATCCTGATTTAGAAAGACGTATCGGTGTAGCTATGGCTAAAGAAGCAAAAAGTTATGGTGGTAACTTATTGGCTGCTGTATGCATCAATATTATTCGTCACCTAAGAGGTGGAAGGATTCAAGAAAGTTATAGTGAAGACATGCATGTTCTCAGCAAAATGGGGAGTTCTTTAGTTAAAGGTATTCAGAGTGAAAATGTAATGGCTTGCGTAAAACACTTTGCATGTAATAATATCGAAAATACGAGAAGAGATGTAAATGTATTAATCGATAAGCGTACGTTACATGAAATCTATTTACCCCACTTTAAAGCTTGTGTAGATGCTGGTGCTGTATCAGTTATGGCAGCATACAATAAGGTTAATGGCAAGTACTGTTGTGAGAGCAAGGAACTGTTAACAGATATTTTGAGAGATCAATGGGGATTCCAAGGTTTTATAATGTCAGATTTTATATTTGGCATTCATGATGCTGCTAAAGCTATTAATGCAGGTTTGGATCTAGAAATGCCTGTTGCGATGTACTATAAGAACAGCTTGAAATCGGATATAAATGAAGGTTTAGTTTTAAAAGAATCTATTGATGAAGCAGTTAAGCGTCTTTTAGTTACGACCCTCTCTTTTTATAGTAAAGAAGAAATGGATACGAATTGTCTAGTTTCTTTAGAGCATGTAGCTTTGGCTAAGGAGGCAGCTGATAAGGGAATCGTTCTTATTAAAAATGAGGATGAAGTACTTCCAATTACAAAGAGAGAGAATATCGCTGTATATGGAGAGTTGGTTGATGTAGCCAATCTTGGAGATAGAGGAAGTAGTTATGTAAGACCACCTTATGCTATTACCCTCAAAGAAGGTCTCATGAATCGGGTAGTACCAAAAGGTTGTAGTATTACCACTGGTGAAAGAGATGAATCACTAAAAATGATGAAGCAGCGAGCAATGAAAGCTCATAAGGTTATCATCGCTGTTGGAAATACCTATAAAGACGAAGGTGAATTCTACGATGTTATAGGTGGTGATAGAGAAAGTGTTCGTCTTAGCGAAAAAGATCAAAGTCTTATAAAAGAGCTATCTGAAGTGAATGATCATATTATCTTAGTTGTATATGGCAGTGGTTTCATATTTAAAGAAATAGAAGATCGAGTTAAGTCCATCGTAATGGCTTGGTATCCTGGTATGGAAGGTGGTAATGCCTTAGCGGACATTCTTTATGGTAATATCAATCCATCAGGTAAATTACCCATTACCTTACCTGAAAATGAAGGTCAAATGACTATTTTTGATAACAGGCACTTAAACGTAGCCTATGATTATTACCATGGATATATGTTAATAGATAAAATGAAAACGGAAGCAGCCTATCCTTTTGGATTTGGATTAAGTTATACTACATTTAAGTTTGATTATTGTCAGGTGTGGCATGATCCTATAGAAGATGACGTTATAGTTAGGACGCGCTTAACGAATACAGGGGGTATAGATGGCGTAGAAGTTGTTCAAGTATATACAGGTGTCCTTGGAAGCACAGTACATCGAGCCAAGAAGACATTGAAGGCTTTTAGAAGGATAGCCCTAGGAAGTGGACACAGCAAAGAAATAACTTTTAAAATACCTATTAAAGAGATTCTATCGTACTATGATGTGGATCAGGAAGGATTTGTCGTAGAGAGCTCAGTTAAGAGTATACGTGTATATACTGGTAATAGCTCTTCTAATGATGATTTAATCATGCAAGAGGTTGTCCTATAA
- a CDS encoding beta-glucosidase, with protein MFNKKNCPLTDEQIKEKAKDLLAKMSLQEKVWLLNGNWDTIENRMKYDNGYNPVPIETNGNERLGINPIAFSDGPRGVVMGNSTCFPVSMARGASFDRELESRVGDAIGKECRAQGANYFAGVCINLLRHPAWGRAQETYGEDQYHIGEFGKALTEAVQDHNVMACLKHYAVNQIENSRFYVDVECDDRTLHEVYLPHFKKSVDTGAASLMGSYNKFRGEYASQNPELLTDILRDQWGFEGFTSSDFIFAIRDTKKAIEAGMDVEMPMPIYYQQNLLKAVEDGRVPEEVIDTSALRVLETGLVFQLADEKMEYTMDMVAGDEHKALAREVAEKSMVLIKNENNVLPFSKDVKKVLLAGKLAAKANTGDMGSSRIIQPNTVTQLEGFQYYFDEDVEIIHYDETELEAAKEVAKEVDAVIIIAGNDCLDEGESVIPADEELSGLDIGQLMGMGYANMGKLDFLMQMKEQAKANAPEGTDEEGVESYTDDGTGESLGGDRSSLSLKPAEIQLIKEIGDINKNTVVSLVGGSMIMTKEWDEEVPAIMFSWYSGMEGGNALPRLLFGDVNPSGKLPFSIPADESHLPYFSDSDAEITYDLYHGYSKLEKDGHKPAYPFGYGLSYTTFAYNKFELVKGEDTVTAKVTLTNKGDVVGAEVVQVYVGMVDSKIQRQKKLLKGFEKTILQPGEIKVVDVVVHIDELKYFHTESKTWKLEEGKYKFYAGGSSDGASLLTTEITL; from the coding sequence ATGTTTAACAAAAAGAATTGTCCATTAACAGATGAACAAATTAAAGAAAAGGCAAAAGATTTATTAGCAAAAATGTCTTTACAAGAGAAAGTTTGGTTGCTTAACGGTAACTGGGATACTATTGAGAATAGAATGAAATATGATAATGGATACAATCCTGTACCTATCGAGACAAATGGTAATGAACGTCTTGGTATCAATCCAATTGCTTTCTCAGATGGACCTCGTGGTGTAGTTATGGGGAATTCTACATGTTTTCCTGTATCCATGGCTCGTGGGGCAAGTTTTGATAGAGAATTAGAAAGCCGAGTTGGTGATGCTATTGGTAAAGAATGCCGTGCACAAGGTGCTAACTATTTCGCTGGTGTATGTATTAATTTGCTTAGACATCCTGCATGGGGAAGAGCTCAAGAGACTTATGGAGAAGATCAATACCATATTGGTGAGTTTGGTAAAGCACTTACTGAGGCTGTTCAAGATCACAATGTGATGGCTTGTTTAAAGCATTATGCTGTTAATCAAATTGAAAACTCACGCTTCTATGTGGACGTAGAATGCGATGATCGTACATTACATGAAGTATATCTACCTCACTTTAAGAAATCTGTAGATACTGGTGCCGCTTCTTTAATGGGATCATATAATAAATTCAGAGGTGAGTATGCATCACAAAATCCTGAGTTATTAACAGATATTCTTCGTGATCAATGGGGATTCGAAGGTTTTACAAGTTCTGATTTTATCTTTGCCATTCGTGATACCAAGAAAGCCATAGAAGCAGGTATGGACGTTGAGATGCCAATGCCGATCTATTACCAGCAAAATCTACTAAAAGCTGTTGAAGATGGGCGTGTACCTGAAGAGGTTATCGATACTTCAGCTCTTAGAGTTCTTGAGACAGGCTTAGTCTTCCAATTAGCTGATGAAAAAATGGAATACACAATGGATATGGTAGCAGGTGACGAGCATAAAGCCTTAGCTCGTGAAGTAGCAGAGAAATCAATGGTATTAATCAAAAACGAAAACAATGTTCTTCCATTTAGTAAAGATGTCAAGAAAGTACTTTTGGCAGGTAAATTAGCTGCTAAAGCCAATACAGGTGATATGGGCAGTAGTCGTATTATTCAACCCAACACTGTAACGCAATTAGAAGGTTTTCAATACTACTTTGACGAAGATGTTGAAATTATCCATTATGATGAAACAGAACTTGAAGCGGCTAAAGAGGTAGCTAAAGAAGTGGATGCTGTCATCATTATTGCTGGTAATGACTGCCTTGATGAAGGGGAGTCTGTTATTCCAGCAGATGAAGAATTATCTGGTTTAGATATTGGTCAATTGATGGGTATGGGTTATGCCAACATGGGTAAACTTGATTTCTTAATGCAAATGAAAGAACAAGCAAAAGCCAATGCACCAGAAGGCACTGATGAAGAAGGAGTGGAATCATATACAGATGATGGTACAGGTGAGTCTTTAGGCGGTGATAGAAGTTCACTATCTCTTAAGCCAGCGGAGATTCAACTGATTAAAGAAATAGGAGACATCAATAAGAATACCGTTGTATCCTTAGTTGGTGGTTCAATGATCATGACAAAAGAATGGGATGAAGAAGTGCCAGCCATTATGTTCAGCTGGTATTCAGGTATGGAAGGTGGAAATGCTTTACCGCGTCTCTTATTTGGTGATGTGAATCCTAGTGGAAAACTTCCATTTTCTATTCCTGCTGACGAGAGTCACTTACCATATTTCAGTGATTCAGATGCTGAGATTACTTATGATCTATACCATGGTTATAGCAAACTTGAGAAAGATGGTCATAAACCTGCTTATCCATTTGGTTATGGATTAAGTTATACAACATTTGCATATAATAAGTTTGAATTAGTTAAAGGTGAAGATACAGTAACAGCTAAAGTTACATTAACGAATAAAGGTGATGTAGTAGGGGCTGAAGTCGTTCAGGTATATGTAGGTATGGTAGATTCTAAAATCCAGCGTCAAAAGAAACTTCTTAAAGGATTCGAGAAGACTATTCTTCAACCAGGTGAAATTAAAGTAGTGGATGTAGTAGTTCATATTGATGAATTAAAATATTTTCATACAGAATCAAAAACATGGAAGCTGGAAGAAGGTAAGTACAAGTTCTATGCAGGTGGATCATCAGATGGAGCCAGTCTTCTTACAACTGAGATAACACTGTAA
- a CDS encoding uroporphyrinogen decarboxylase/cobalamine-independent methonine synthase family protein has product MRYISDWDKRKARHTAFWQQEIIDRPVVTFMAPAAHIDPRNFDSSKLVPPKNGNPEDVMKFWTDSEWILKRHEYEWENLSWVGDKIPQIFLNLGPSGHAAFFKGVTHGFTDDSIWFHGEYHENPEVIFDKESFWYKKTLEAAKYLVDEAKGEFFVSMPDCAGNLDALGSIQGSDRVMMDMFMGADYIHPALDKIQKGWESIYNEMYDIIKDNNQSGSGVGWMRSWAPGKNGQLQVDMSVMFSSDMYEKYALPELHKQCEFFDNPIYHLDGVEQIRHLDHILSVDKLKAIQWQNVAGQPSVINYMESLKKIQTAGKSLLLFLNTPEDIEPLMENLSSKGLHFFVPVYTGEEDCKRILKRIEELTHE; this is encoded by the coding sequence ATGAGATACATATCTGATTGGGATAAAAGAAAAGCTAGACATACAGCATTTTGGCAGCAAGAAATTATTGATCGGCCAGTCGTTACATTTATGGCTCCAGCAGCCCATATCGATCCAAGAAATTTTGACTCATCTAAATTAGTACCACCTAAAAACGGTAATCCTGAAGATGTCATGAAGTTCTGGACTGATAGTGAATGGATTTTAAAAAGACATGAATATGAGTGGGAGAACCTTTCTTGGGTTGGCGATAAGATTCCTCAAATTTTCCTAAACCTAGGACCTAGTGGACATGCTGCATTCTTTAAAGGTGTAACTCATGGTTTTACAGACGATTCAATTTGGTTCCACGGCGAGTATCATGAAAACCCTGAAGTCATTTTTGATAAAGAAAGCTTTTGGTATAAAAAAACATTAGAAGCTGCTAAGTATTTAGTTGATGAAGCTAAAGGTGAGTTCTTTGTATCCATGCCAGACTGTGCTGGTAACTTAGATGCTCTTGGTTCTATCCAAGGTAGTGACCGTGTCATGATGGACATGTTCATGGGTGCAGACTATATTCATCCTGCTCTTGATAAAATCCAAAAAGGATGGGAAAGTATCTATAATGAAATGTATGATATCATCAAAGACAATAATCAAAGTGGTAGTGGTGTAGGTTGGATGCGCTCATGGGCACCAGGTAAAAATGGACAACTCCAAGTCGATATGTCTGTAATGTTCTCATCAGACATGTATGAAAAGTATGCCCTTCCTGAGTTGCATAAGCAATGTGAGTTCTTTGACAACCCAATTTACCATCTTGATGGTGTGGAGCAAATCCGTCACCTTGACCATATCTTATCTGTTGACAAGTTAAAAGCCATTCAATGGCAAAACGTAGCTGGTCAACCTTCTGTCATTAACTACATGGAAAGCCTTAAGAAGATTCAAACAGCCGGAAAGAGCTTATTACTCTTCTTAAATACACCAGAAGATATCGAACCGCTGATGGAGAATTTATCATCAAAAGGTCTTCATTTCTTTGTTCCTGTATACACTGGTGAAGAAGATTGTAAACGAATACTTAAGAGAATTGAAGAGTTAACACACGAATAG
- a CDS encoding MFS transporter has translation MDSSSAKLKMREKLGYASGDLACNLVYQAISMFLLIFYVDVYGLSPIQTSILFVVARIWDAINDPIMGLIVDKTHTRWGKFRPYLLFGAIPFGIIGVLCFTTPDFNEVGKVIYAYVTYIGLGMIYTVVNVPFGALSSSMTQDSNERTSIAAMRTFFATTAGAIIAIGLPKMIAALGNGNEALGYQLSMIILSIFGIILLYVSFFSAKERYSNTDPNAPKITIKTTAQMIKSNRPLLIICLLFVVLFGNMTIAGSVGTLYFKYNLQRYDLFGLNAALGMILNMLIIPFVPMLAKRFEKKKLLMIALVINIIRPLSMIGDNIPVIFIGTVVGSIGAGILAGLIWGLVPDTIEYGEWKTGVRAEGAVYAATGFFFKLGMALGGLLPGFVMDWTGYVANATQTPLALFGIKLLIMGVPLILSIAMLLIMRFYELDTKTYSEIVEELNQRKKLQNVS, from the coding sequence ATGGATAGTAGCAGTGCTAAACTAAAGATGAGAGAAAAACTAGGATATGCTTCGGGGGATTTAGCATGTAATTTAGTTTATCAAGCAATAAGTATGTTTTTACTTATTTTTTATGTAGATGTATATGGGTTATCACCTATTCAGACTTCTATACTTTTTGTTGTTGCAAGGATATGGGATGCAATAAATGATCCAATTATGGGATTGATAGTTGATAAAACTCATACACGTTGGGGGAAATTTCGACCCTATCTATTATTTGGAGCGATTCCTTTTGGTATTATTGGAGTGCTTTGCTTTACAACACCAGATTTCAATGAGGTTGGAAAAGTTATTTATGCCTATGTTACCTATATTGGTCTCGGTATGATTTACACAGTAGTCAATGTACCTTTCGGTGCTTTATCATCTTCAATGACTCAAGATTCAAATGAACGTACATCGATTGCTGCTATGCGGACATTTTTTGCTACTACAGCAGGTGCTATAATAGCGATTGGTTTACCTAAAATGATTGCTGCTTTAGGTAATGGCAATGAAGCACTTGGTTATCAATTATCTATGATCATTCTATCAATCTTTGGTATTATTTTATTATATGTATCTTTCTTCTCGGCCAAAGAACGTTATAGTAATACAGATCCTAATGCACCTAAAATAACGATTAAAACCACGGCACAAATGATTAAGTCCAATCGACCCTTACTGATTATTTGTTTATTATTTGTTGTTCTATTCGGTAACATGACCATTGCTGGTTCCGTTGGAACCCTTTACTTCAAGTATAACTTACAACGCTATGATCTTTTTGGACTAAATGCAGCATTAGGAATGATATTAAATATGCTCATTATTCCATTTGTACCTATGCTTGCTAAGAGATTTGAAAAGAAGAAGTTACTTATGATTGCATTAGTGATCAATATTATAAGACCTCTTTCTATGATTGGTGATAATATTCCAGTAATATTCATAGGTACTGTAGTAGGTTCAATAGGTGCAGGTATTTTAGCTGGTCTTATTTGGGGATTGGTTCCTGATACCATTGAGTATGGTGAATGGAAAACAGGTGTTAGAGCTGAAGGTGCGGTTTATGCAGCAACTGGATTTTTCTTTAAACTAGGAATGGCTTTAGGGGGATTATTACCAGGATTTGTAATGGATTGGACAGGCTATGTAGCCAATGCAACGCAAACACCACTTGCTCTATTTGGAATCAAACTTCTGATTATGGGTGTACCATTAATCTTAAGCATTGCCATGCTGCTGATCATGCGTTTCTATGAACTGGATACGAAGACCTATAGTGAAATCGTTGAAGAACTTAATCAACGCAAAAAGCTACAAAATGTATCCTAA